AGGTAGAACTATTTTTAGATATTAATTTTTATTGAAAATTAATGGAAGAAATAATTTTATCTCAAGATGGGAAAATGGATAACTATATCAAATAGTTAGTTTAAAAATGTTTGTTTTTCAAATTAAATATAAAGGTAATAATATGAACTTGAATAAGTTAGCAATATTCACATTTGTAACAATGGCACTTTCAGTAACTGCCGCTCAAGCTGCTACTGGTGATGGTACTATTACTTTCTCTGGTAAAGTAATCGACGCTCCTTGTGGAATTGCAACTGAGAGTGCTAGTCAGTCTATTGATTTTGGCCAAATTAGTAAAAGCCTTTTAGAGAAAAATGGTATATCACAGATTAAACAAATTCCAATTAAATTAATTAATTGTGATTTAACTAAAGCGGGTACTGGTGCTGGAGCTGCAACATCTTATAAAGGTGTAAAAGTAACATTTAATGGAAACACTGTTACTGGTGCAACGAGTGAATTAGCAACAACTGGTAATACAGGTACAGCGATTGTAATCTCTGGTTCGACAGGTTCTTTAGTTAAATTTAATGATACTGGTAGCTTACAAGCATTGGGTAACAATAGTAATACTCTTATGTATACAACTTGGGCGAAAAAAGCGACAAATGGAACTATTGCTGAAGGTGAATTTAATGCGACAACAAACTTCACTTTAGCCTATGAGTAAATAATATTGAATCTAGCGAGAGCAGTTTTCTGCTCTCGATTATTTAAGGCAAAATTTATGTTTAAAAAAATTATAATATTATTATTTTTTACTAAAACCTTTTCAGCTTTAGCAAGCAGTGATACGTTGGAAAAATACTCTCCATCAGATAAAGTTTGGTGGCAAGGAACTGCAAAGTTTTTAGGAAAAGTAATTTCTCCGGCATGCACATTAGATATGGATAGTAAATATCAGTTAATTGATCTTGGTGTGATACCAGTGAATAAATTTGATGATGATGGCCTTTTACTAAATAAAAAAATAAGAATAAAACTATCTGATTGTCAATTTATTACAAAGTCTAGAAATATTGATAAGGTTAAAGGAATAACATTAACATTTTACTCTGATACTAACGGTTCAGATCCTAGCTTATTTTCATTCAATGATAATAAGGATGTTTATTTTAAAATAATAAATGAACTTGGGTATACTGCTCGCTCAGGTGAGCCATTACCAATAGTATACATTGATGGGGATAGTACATATTTATATTACCAGCTAGACATCATGAAGAAATCTGAGATAGTCAAGCCCGGCAGCTATTATGCAAGTGTTTTATTCAAAATAAACTATGAATGATTAGTTGTTTTTATTTCTTATTAACAATTTTAAAATGAAATAATTAAGGTTATTAGCCAACATGAAAAGAATAAAAATCAGTAAAAAATCTAAAAGCATTTTGGCAACTATATTATTTATAATTTATTCCCAGAATGGATTTTCGATAGAATTTAACTTAGATGTTGTTGACTCTAAGGCTAAAGATAATATTGATTTTAATAGGTTTAGTGAGTCAGGATATATTTTACCTGGTAAATATCAACTCAATTTAGAACTGAATGGACAAGGAATAGGCTCATCTACATATACGATAGAGTTTTTAGAAAAAGAAAATAAAGGGTTTGATAACAAGAAAGTTCTATTGCCTCAAGCATGTATCACTGATGATATTGTCTCTATATTAGGGTTAAAAGAAAAAGTAAAAGAAGGACTATCAACGTGGAATAATGGACAATGTATTGATCTATTAAGCTTAAAAGGAACAGAAATAGTTCCAAAGCTAAACGAAAGTACTCTAGTAATAAAAATACCTCAAATTTGGCTTGAGTATATTAGTTCGACTTGGTTGCCTCCATCTCGTTGGGATGATGGTATTACAGGAGCACTTTTAGATTATAATATTAATGCAAATGTCGCGATTCCTCATGAAGGAAGAAATACACAGAATATCTTTTATAATGGAACTGTTGGTTATAACCTTGGTAGCTGGCGTGTACGCTCTGACTACCAAGGAAGTTATACTCGAACCTCTGGTAATGATGAAAATAATAAAAACTTATTAGATTTTACTCGAGTGTATGCTTATCGAGCTATTAGGAGTTTAAAATCCAATCTGACAGTGGGTGAAAATTTCATAAACTCTAATATTTTTAATTCTTGGCGTTATACCGGTATTAGCTTAGAAAGTGATGATAGGATGTTGTCCCCACAACTCAGAGGGTATGCACCACAAATAACTGGAATAGCAGAAACTAACGCAAGGGTTGTGGTAAAACATCAAGGACGGATCCTTTATGATTCAACTGTTCCAGCGGGCCCATTTGCTATTCAAGATTTAGATAGTTCGGTACGAGGTAAATTAGATGTTGAAATTATTGAGCAAAATGGCAAAACCAATCAATTTCAAATTGATACCGCTTATGTGCCTTATTTAACTAGGCCAGGTCAAGTTCGTTATAAGCTGGTATCTGGACGTTCTAGAGATAAATTACACAATACTGAAGGACCAATATTTGCTAGCACTGAAGCAGCAGTAGGCTTGAGTAATGCATGGACAGTCTATGGTGGTACTATTCTTGCTGGTAATTTTAATAGCTTAGCAATTGGAGTTGGACGAGATCTATTTGCTTTAGGTGCACTTTCTGCTGATATTACGCAATCTTATGCAAAATTAAATGATCGTGGCTCCATGCAGGGTAAATCTTGGCGTTTAAGTTATTCTAAACGATTTGACAATTATGATGCTGATGTGACTTTTGCTGGATATAGGTTTAGCGAACGTAATTATATGACCATGCAAAATTATCTGGATGCCCGTTATCGAAGTGATTTCACAGGGAAAGAAAAAGAACTCTATACAATATCCTTTAATAAAGGTCTTTCTGAATATAATACAACGATTGGTTTACAATATAATCATCAAACATATTGGGAACAGAGTGATTCAGATTATTACTCTATTAATATAAATAAATACATGACTATCTTAGGTATTAAGAATATTTCACTAAATTTATCAGCATCTCGCTCCAAATTTTATGGAAAAGATAATGATGTATTTTTTGCAAGAGTGAGTATTCCATTAGAAAGTAACAAAGGGTATATAAATTATGATGGTTCTAAAAACTCAAGTATTTATACTCATAATATCGGATATTTTAATACGACAGATGATAATTTAGCCAATTATAATTTAAATATAGCAACCACGCATGGTGGAAATATGGACAGTAGCTCAAGTTTTTCTGGGTTTTATGGGCGCTATACACCAATTGCGAATGTAAATGCGAATGCCACTATTTCAGACAAAAATACATCATCATTTGGTTTTTCTGCGAATGGAGGGTTAACTGTGACCTCTAAAGGAGCAGCACTTCACTCAGGAGGATTCAATGGTGGTACTCGTCTAATGGTTGATACTGAAGGGGTTGCTGGAGTACCTGTTGATGGTGGACGGGTAACGACAAATAATAGGGGACTTGGAGTAGTTACGGATATCAATAGTTACTACCGTAATGAAACATCTATCGACTTGACGAAACTTCCTAATAATATAGAAGCAACTCAAGCTATCGTGGAGTCATCATTAACTGAAGGTGCAATTGGTTATAGAAAATTTGAAGTCTTAAAAGGGGATAAAGCATTTGCGATTATTCGTTTAAAAGATAATACCTATCCACCATTTGGCTCTGTAATTAGTAATATGAAAGGAAGAGAGCTAGGTATTATAAGTGATAATGGATTTGCTTGGTTAACAGGGATTAGCCCAAATGAAGAAATTAATGTTTCTTGGGGCGCTAAACAGAAGTGTGTAACTAAGATCCCAAATCACATTGAACCAAGAAATAAGATGTTGTTATTGTGTGAACAGTAAATAAAAGCAATTCACTAAATCAAAAGGTTTTAAAATGAAAAAAATAGTATTTTTATTATTCGGATTGGTTATTACAACAAATTCGTATGCAGCAATTTCTTTAGATAGAACAAGAGCAATATATGAAGGAGGGGCGAATGCTCTAGTTATCAATATTAATAATGATAATAAGCAATTGCCATATTTAGCTCAAACATGGATTGAAAATGATAAAGATGAAAAAATTGAAACAGGACCATTAATTGCAACGCCACTAGTTCAGAGACTCGATCCTGGTGATAAAGGTCTGATTAAAATATCTACTACTCCAGATATTGATCAACTACCTAACGATAGAGAAACCTTATTTTATTTTAATGTTAGGGAAGTTCCCCCTAAAAGTGAAGATAATAATGTATTACAGATTGCATTGCATACAAAAATAAAATTATTTTATAGACCAAAAGAAATTTTAAGAGAACCCAATGCAGTTTGGCAGGATCAGCTTATTCTGAATAAAGTCACTAATGGCTATAAAATAGACAATCCAACGCCTTATTATATAACACTATTCGGAATAGGTGGTACAGAGAATGAAGCGATTGATTCTGATTTTGATTCAGTAATGATTGCACCTAAATCATCAATAACAATTAAGTCTAAAGTATATTCAACACCATATTTATCATATATTAATGATTATGGTGGAAGACCAACAATTAAATTTAAATGTCAAGTAGACCGTT
This portion of the Providencia manganoxydans genome encodes:
- a CDS encoding fimbrial protein → MNLNKLAIFTFVTMALSVTAAQAATGDGTITFSGKVIDAPCGIATESASQSIDFGQISKSLLEKNGISQIKQIPIKLINCDLTKAGTGAGAATSYKGVKVTFNGNTVTGATSELATTGNTGTAIVISGSTGSLVKFNDTGSLQALGNNSNTLMYTTWAKKATNGTIAEGEFNATTNFTLAYE
- a CDS encoding fimbrial protein translates to MFKKIIILLFFTKTFSALASSDTLEKYSPSDKVWWQGTAKFLGKVISPACTLDMDSKYQLIDLGVIPVNKFDDDGLLLNKKIRIKLSDCQFITKSRNIDKVKGITLTFYSDTNGSDPSLFSFNDNKDVYFKIINELGYTARSGEPLPIVYIDGDSTYLYYQLDIMKKSEIVKPGSYYASVLFKINYE
- a CDS encoding fimbria/pilus outer membrane usher protein yields the protein MKRIKISKKSKSILATILFIIYSQNGFSIEFNLDVVDSKAKDNIDFNRFSESGYILPGKYQLNLELNGQGIGSSTYTIEFLEKENKGFDNKKVLLPQACITDDIVSILGLKEKVKEGLSTWNNGQCIDLLSLKGTEIVPKLNESTLVIKIPQIWLEYISSTWLPPSRWDDGITGALLDYNINANVAIPHEGRNTQNIFYNGTVGYNLGSWRVRSDYQGSYTRTSGNDENNKNLLDFTRVYAYRAIRSLKSNLTVGENFINSNIFNSWRYTGISLESDDRMLSPQLRGYAPQITGIAETNARVVVKHQGRILYDSTVPAGPFAIQDLDSSVRGKLDVEIIEQNGKTNQFQIDTAYVPYLTRPGQVRYKLVSGRSRDKLHNTEGPIFASTEAAVGLSNAWTVYGGTILAGNFNSLAIGVGRDLFALGALSADITQSYAKLNDRGSMQGKSWRLSYSKRFDNYDADVTFAGYRFSERNYMTMQNYLDARYRSDFTGKEKELYTISFNKGLSEYNTTIGLQYNHQTYWEQSDSDYYSININKYMTILGIKNISLNLSASRSKFYGKDNDVFFARVSIPLESNKGYINYDGSKNSSIYTHNIGYFNTTDDNLANYNLNIATTHGGNMDSSSSFSGFYGRYTPIANVNANATISDKNTSSFGFSANGGLTVTSKGAALHSGGFNGGTRLMVDTEGVAGVPVDGGRVTTNNRGLGVVTDINSYYRNETSIDLTKLPNNIEATQAIVESSLTEGAIGYRKFEVLKGDKAFAIIRLKDNTYPPFGSVISNMKGRELGIISDNGFAWLTGISPNEEINVSWGAKQKCVTKIPNHIEPRNKMLLLCEQ
- a CDS encoding molecular chaperone, translating into MKKIVFLLFGLVITTNSYAAISLDRTRAIYEGGANALVININNDNKQLPYLAQTWIENDKDEKIETGPLIATPLVQRLDPGDKGLIKISTTPDIDQLPNDRETLFYFNVREVPPKSEDNNVLQIALHTKIKLFYRPKEILREPNAVWQDQLILNKVTNGYKIDNPTPYYITLFGIGGTENEAIDSDFDSVMIAPKSSITIKSKVYSTPYLSYINDYGGRPTIKFKCQVDRCVAEKK